From Triticum urartu cultivar G1812 chromosome 2, Tu2.1, whole genome shotgun sequence, a single genomic window includes:
- the LOC125539944 gene encoding F-box/kelch-repeat protein At1g30090-like: MRRVRVSSHHSPVQKLGDSDMKLTPRFRLAGTTSPSSTEPEQQPPWETPLIPGLPDDAALNCLLRLPVEAHGACRLVCRRWRHLLADKARFFTHRKAMGLRSPWLFTLAFHRCTGKIQWKVLDLDSLAWHAIPGMPCRDRACPRGFGCIAVPGEDAAHLLVCGGLVSDMDCPLHLVLKYDVCKNRWTVVPRMLSARSFFAGGVIDGRVYVAGGYSTDQFELDSAEVLDPVNGVWQPIASMGANMASSDSAVVGGRLYVTEGCAWPFFSSPRGQVYDPKADRWEAMPAGMREGWTGLSVVIDGRLFVISEYERMKVKVYDPETDSWDPVDGPPMPERIMKPLSVSCLESKIVVVGRGLHVVIGHVKKQSSCDYLVRWQDVEVPRAFSDLTPSSSQILHA; this comes from the coding sequence ATGCGCCGCGTTCGAGTCTCGTCTCACCACTCTCCGGTCCAGAAGCTGGGCGATTCCGACATGAAGCTGACGCCGAGGTTCCGGCTCGCCGGCACCACCTCACCGTCCTCAACCGAACCGGAGCAGCAACCTCCATGGGAGACGCCCCTCATCCCGGGCCTCCCGGACGACGCGGCGCTCAACTGCCTCCTCCGGCTGCCCGTGGAGGCCCACGGCGCCTGCAGGCTCGTGTGCCGCCGCTGGCGCCACCTGCTGGCCGACAAGGCGCGCTTCTTCACGCACCGCAAGGCCATGGGCCTCCGCTCGCCCTGGCTCTTCACGCTCGCTTTCCACCGCTGCACGGGCAAGATCCAGTGGAAGGTGCTGGACCTCGACTCCCTCGCCTGGCACGCCATCCCCGGCATGCCCTGCCGGGACCGGGCCTGCCCCCGCGGCTTCGGCTGCATCGCCGTCCCCGGCGAGGACGCCGCCCACCTGCTCGTCTGCGGCGGGCTCGTCTCCGACATGGACTGCCCGCTGCACCTGGTGCTGAAGTACGACGTTTGCAAGAACCGCTGGACCGTCGTGCCCCGGATGCTCTCGGCGCGCTCCTTCTTCGCCGGCGGCGTCATCGACGGCCGCGTGTACGTCGCCGGGGGATACAGCACGGACCAGTTCGAGCTGGACTCGGCGGAGGTCCTCGACCCGGTGAACGGCGTGTGGCAGCCGATCGCCAGCATGGGCGCCAACATGGCCTCCTCGgactccgccgtcgtcggcggcAGGCTCTACGTCACCGAGGGCTGCGCGTGGCCCTTCTTCTCGTCGCCGAGAGGGCAGGTGTACGACCCCAAGGCCGACCGCTGGGAGGCGATGCCGGCCGGGATGCGCGAGGGGTGGACGGGGCTCAGCGTGGTCATCGACGGACGCCTCTTCGTCATCTCCGAGTACGAGAGGATGAAGGTGAAGGTCTACGATCCGGAGACGGATTCCTGGGATCCTGTGGACGGGCCTCCCATGCCCGAGCGGATCATGAAGCCTCTGTCCGTGAGCTGCCTGGAGAGCAAGATCGTCGTCGTCGGCCGTGGTCTCCATGTGGTCATCGGCCATGTCAAGAAGCAATCTTCTTGTGATTACTTGGTTCGTTGGCAGGATGTGGAGGTTCCCAGGGCGTTCAGCGATCTCACGCCTTCAAGCAGTCAGATTCTACATGCTTAA